A stretch of the Desulfatibacillum aliphaticivorans DSM 15576 genome encodes the following:
- a CDS encoding thiamine pyrophosphate-binding protein has protein sequence MSQITGGHLVAKYLKEIEGVEAVFTLSGAHIENILDGLNEFGIRSVDVRHEQAASMMAHAWSLYTGKPGVCLVTAGPGFTNALTGIANAFLDNAPLVVLCGRHPLRDDLKGALQEMNQIDMVKSVVKWSATCHDIKRIPEYLSIAFRQAVEGRPGPVFLELPPDILSIAVDLKSVDIPKRRTLKTSVTPVKEDLKAAAKLIDQAKRPLLIGGSGVGFSECGKQVAAFAEKTGIPFALLNNGRGALPDSHPRSINDGGFTAVMAALPQVDLVIIVGLRLNWVMESGQTFPDAKVVRIDIDPTEIDRNRTSDVGLAGDAGQILDLLTPMVASKDRSQWEKDLRAAYGAFLVTEREQRETPSYPIHPNRLVAQIQKVVGEDAYYVVDGGDTSYYGSAGFSSIHKAGVTAPASSLLGCIGTGVPFALAAKIAHPNKPVILLNGDGSFGFNGMEFDTAVRLNIPIVCVVNNDCAWGMIKHAQEMSIGPERCTCSELGTRHYEKMVEALGGYGEFVEKDEDIVPALKRAIESGKPACVNVMTDCTAVSPATVVFYQTLSDF, from the coding sequence ATGTCACAAATAACCGGCGGACATCTGGTCGCTAAGTATTTAAAGGAAATTGAGGGCGTCGAGGCGGTTTTCACCCTTTCAGGCGCGCATATCGAGAACATTCTGGACGGGTTGAACGAGTTCGGCATTCGCAGCGTGGACGTCCGGCACGAGCAAGCGGCGTCCATGATGGCCCACGCCTGGAGCCTGTACACCGGAAAGCCTGGCGTTTGCCTGGTGACGGCTGGGCCCGGCTTTACCAACGCCCTGACCGGCATTGCCAACGCGTTTTTGGACAACGCCCCCTTGGTCGTCCTGTGCGGCCGGCACCCTTTGAGGGACGACCTCAAGGGCGCTTTGCAGGAGATGAACCAGATCGACATGGTCAAGTCCGTTGTTAAATGGAGCGCCACGTGCCACGACATCAAACGCATTCCGGAGTACCTTTCCATTGCATTCCGCCAAGCCGTGGAGGGAAGGCCCGGCCCCGTTTTTCTGGAGCTGCCCCCGGACATCCTGTCTATTGCCGTGGACCTGAAATCGGTGGACATCCCCAAGCGGCGCACCCTGAAGACCTCCGTGACGCCCGTTAAGGAGGACCTGAAAGCCGCCGCCAAATTGATCGATCAGGCAAAAAGGCCCTTGTTGATTGGCGGCAGCGGCGTGGGCTTTAGCGAATGCGGCAAGCAGGTCGCCGCCTTTGCGGAAAAGACCGGAATCCCCTTCGCCCTGTTGAACAACGGGCGGGGCGCCCTCCCGGACAGCCATCCCCGCTCCATCAATGACGGTGGCTTTACGGCGGTCATGGCCGCCCTGCCCCAGGTGGATCTGGTTATCATCGTGGGCTTGCGTTTGAACTGGGTCATGGAGTCAGGCCAGACCTTTCCCGACGCCAAGGTGGTGCGGATCGACATAGACCCCACGGAAATCGATCGAAACCGGACCTCCGACGTTGGGTTGGCGGGCGACGCCGGACAAATTCTTGACCTTTTAACGCCCATGGTCGCAAGCAAGGATAGAAGCCAGTGGGAAAAAGACCTTCGCGCCGCTTACGGGGCGTTTTTGGTGACGGAGCGGGAGCAGCGCGAAACGCCGTCCTATCCCATCCATCCCAACCGGTTGGTCGCCCAAATCCAAAAGGTGGTGGGCGAAGACGCCTATTATGTGGTGGACGGCGGAGACACCAGCTATTACGGCAGCGCTGGTTTTTCCTCCATCCATAAGGCCGGGGTCACGGCGCCTGCAAGCTCTTTGCTGGGGTGCATTGGCACAGGCGTTCCCTTCGCCCTGGCCGCAAAGATCGCGCATCCAAACAAGCCGGTGATCCTGCTGAACGGCGACGGCTCCTTTGGTTTCAACGGCATGGAGTTTGACACGGCCGTGCGCCTGAACATTCCCATTGTCTGCGTGGTGAATAACGACTGCGCCTGGGGCATGATCAAGCACGCCCAGGAGATGAGCATCGGCCCGGAGCGCTGCACCTGCTCGGAATTGGGAACCCGTCATTACGAAAAAATGGTGGAG